The Deltaproteobacteria bacterium DNA segment GGACGGCACTACTGCTTCGAGGCCGCGGTGGAGTGATCTCCCCCCGGCGCCTGTCCCTCCACAGAGCGCGCGGTCGTGGCCAGTCTGACCCGGCGTTCGGGTCGTGGCGCCGCCGTGTGGGCCGGGGTGACACCGGGCCCCGCGCGGCGGCTCTTACCGCCGCACCTTCTCCGTCGGAAGGACTTCGCTTTGGCCCCCGGGCGCGCCTGGCACGCTCCTCGCAACCTCGTCTCGGGTGACGACTCCCAGGGAGTGGAGATCCGCCATGAAACTTCAGAACCTCAAGGTCTCGGACGTGATGTCCACGGCGCTCATCACGGCGAAGGAACGGGACACGATCAACCACGCCGACATAGAGATGCGCCTGGCGCAGATCCGACACCTGCCGGTGGTGGACGACCGGGGGCACGTGGTGGGCGTGGTGTCGAATCGGGATATTTTTCGGGCGCTCGGCCAGGGGAGCCGAAAGGCGGTTCCGGTGGCCGAGATCATGAGCCGCAACGTGCAGACGGTGCGGCCGGAGATGCCCGCGCATGCGGCGGCGGAGGTGCTGCTGAGTTACGGCTTCGGCTCGCTGCCGGTGGTGAACGAGGACGAACAGCTCGTCGGCATCGTGACCGAGACGGATCTGATCCACGTGGCCTACCAGGCCCTCTCCGGGCGGACCTACGAAGGTCGCGCGATGGGGGATTAGGCGAGAGGAGAGGGCGCGTGCTGCGCCGGACGCGCGGGCAACGAGGCCTCGCGTCCAAGCGTCCGCAAGACCGGCCGGCGGCGGCGGCGGGTGAGACGGTGGGCAGGATAAAAACGGCCTGGACCGGCTTGCGGACGCCTTTCACGACTCCCGGGATGGTGAGTGCCCGGCGTAATAGTCGAGGCATTCGCTTTCCCTGCCCCGCACCACCCGTCGGGTCGCGAGAGCTCCGCGGGACTCGGTGACGACCGTGGCCTGCCCCTCGTGCTGCTCGCGGTCGAAGAAGTAGATCACCACCCAGTCCTGCGTGCGGCCGAGCTGGTGCGCGCGCGCCGTGTTCGAATACATGACGGAGAAGTGCCACTCGCCTCGGTCGGTGTGCAGCACGGGCAGCCACGCCGCACCCTCGGGGTTGAAGCGCCGAGGGGCGATGCGGGGCAGCTCCTCTCGCTGGGCGGCGTGACGATAGCGCGCGTCCAGCTCGAGGAGGAGCTCGACCGGCGGGGCGGAGAGCGGCTGGCGGTTCGCGACGCGCCTCCGGCCGAGCATCTGGGCCAGGCTGGCGCGGATGCCGGCCGCCCGGCGCTCGCCGACCCCCGCGACGCTCTGCAGGCGACCGTCGTGCGCGGCGATCTCGAGCTCCTCGAGGCTCTCGAGGTGCAGCGTCTCGGCGATGCGGCGGGCGAGCGCGGGTCCCACCCCGGGGACGGTCTGAAAGAGAGCCGGCGGGTCGAGGGCGCCGCGCAGCGCCTCGAGGCGCGTCCAGCGGCCGGTCTGCAGCATCTCCGCCAGCGCCGCCGCGATCCCTGGGCCGATCTGCGGTAGCTCCCGCAGCGAGGCGATCCCTCCGCGCTCGAAGCGCGTCCGCAGATCCTCCACCAGCGCGTCGAGCGTGCTGGCCGCGCGGCGATAGGCTTCCACGCGAAACGAGCTGGCGCCCTGCACCTCGAGCAGGCCCGCGTACTGCCGCAGAAGCTCGGCCAGCTGGCGGTTGACGGCCGGGGGAAGGGCGCTCGGTGCCGCGCTGGCGCCCGCCACAGCGGACGGCGCGACGACGGGCGTCACGTGTCACCTCCGTCGCTGAGCGGTCGCTTGCTCCCCGTGCGACCCACGGCGAGCGAGTCTCCGCGCTGGTCGGTCGCCGTCCCGCTGGCCGAGGAGAGCTTGGAGCTGGCGTGCGGGTTCTCGCTCTCCACCACGGACTCGCGGTGCGCGGGCCGCGCCTCCGCCTCGCTGAGCGGTCGGCGACTGCCCGGCCGTCCATCGGCCAGCGTGTGGCCGCGACCAGGCGGCGTGACGCGCCGATGGCGTTCGGGCAGGACCTCCGCGACGCGCGACTCGGGGAGGGGGACGTGGAGCTGGAGCCGCAGACAGGTATCCGGGTCCAGCGTCTCGGCCAGCACGCGGCAGACCGCTGCGGCATGCTCGACGGCGAAGCCCAGGGGCACGCGCTCGCGCTCGCCGATGCGGCGGTAGAGCTCCACCGCGTCGAAGGAGCCCGCGGGTCGGCCACGACGCAGCGCCTCGGCCAGCGGCTCGGGCAGCCGCGAGGCGACCAGGCGCAGCTCCGTCTCCTTCAGGCGCTCCCCCAGCACCTCCAGCGTGATCTGCGCGATGCGCTCCGCCTCTTCGGGAGAGGCGACTCCGCTCCGCTCCTGCACTCGCTCGATGAAGCCCTCGTAGCGCATCGGACCCCTCCTTCACTCCCACCGGTGCACGAAGCACGCCACGCGCGGGTCCGAGGTAAGCGTCGCCGCCGATGCGCGGCTCGCTTCGCCCTCAGCCCTCCTTGACCGGGATGTTGCGGCTGGCCATCTTGGCGGCCTCCGTCTTCGGCAGCGTCACCGTGAGCACGCCGTGCGAGAAGGACGCGGAGATCTTGTCCGCGTGCACCTCGCAGGGCAGCGACACCGTGCGGTGGAACGCGCCGTAGGTCCGTTCCTTCATGTAGTAGTGGCGTCTCTTCTCCTCTTTCGCCTCCTCCTTTTCTCCCTTGATGGTGAGCAGATTGCTCGCGACGCTCACGTGGAGATCCTTCGCCGCGATCCCTGGCAGGTCGGCCAGCACGCGGAGCTCCTTCTCGTCCTCGATGACGTCCACGCGAGGACCCGCCCCGAAGGCCGCGCCGAAGGGCGCTACGGCCTCCGCGCCGAGCTCGTAGCCGAAGTCCTCGAAGAGGCGATCGACGGCTCGACGCAGCGTGTTCCAGGGGCGCTCTTCGGACACCCACCAGGGGCGCGCTACATCCGGTTTGGTGCGCGGTACGATCGGTCCAGCCATGGGCAGGCCTCCTTTCACCGGGGTTCGGTAGAAAAGGCAGCATGAAGCAAGCCACAGGCCAGGAGGTCACGATGCGGCAGGGCGAGCGGCGCGCCTCGAAAGGCGCCGGGTCTAGCAAAGGATGCGTGCTTCGGGGTTGCTGCTCCGTGGCGTGTGCGGGGCCCGGGTGTCGGCCCGAGGACTCGACGCACGGCGGAGGGACGGGTCACTTTGGGCCGCGGGGATCCGCGACGCGCCCGCAGCGCGGGTCGGCTTGCTCCCCGCGCCGAGAGGCTCTCTCTGAGGGTAGGTCACTCTGCGCTGCCGCCCGCGAGGTCGCGAGCGGGATCGCCAAGGACGCCGGCCAGCCTCCTCAGCGAGCGAGCCGTACGAGCAGCAACCCGAAGCCGAGACCCACGGAGAGCAGCAGAAACGAGACGAGCGTGTGGGCCTGGGCGGGCACGAGCTTGGGGGTTTCCTCGGGCCAGCGCAGGACGCGCCGCGCGGCGGCCACCCCGTGCGGTAGACCGAGGAGGCCGAGCCACACGGTCGGCGGTAAGCCGAGGAACGGCAGCGCGATCACTGCGGCGAAGCTGAGCGCGACGAGGACCGCGAAGACGCGGCTGGCCGCGCGTCGACCCAGTCGGACCACCAATGTCCGCTTGCCGGCGCTCGCGTCGGCCCGATAGTCCGGGAACTCGTTGACCCACAGAAAGCCGGCGATCAGCAGGCCGAGCGGCAGCGACGCGTAGAGCACGAACGAGCTCAGGGCGTGGCGCTGCACGAGAAAGGTGCCGAGAGCGATGAGCGGGCCGTAGCAGAGGGCCACGGCCAGCTCGCCGAGGCCGCGGTACGCGAGGCGAAGGGGCGGGGCGTGATAGAAGAACGCGAGGAGCACGCCAAGCAGGCCCACCCAGAAGACGCGCGGCTCGCGAAAGAGCACGATGCCGGCCCCCGAGAGGATCCCCGCGGCGTAGAAGACGGCGGCGACCGTGGCGGCCTGCCCGCGCGAGAGCAATCCGTCCACCAGCACGCGCTTTCCGCCGGAGAAGGGGCTGCGATCGGCCTCCTCCACCGCCTGGTCGGCGCCCGAGTCGAAGTCGTAGATCTCACCCGAGGCGTTCTTGGCCGCTTCGAGGCAGAAGATGCCGAACAAGGTCACGAGCAGCCAGGGCCACGACAGCGGCCCCTCGTGCGCCGCGCCCGCCGCGCCGAGAAAGAGCGAGGCTGCCGACGCCAGCGTGATCTTGGGGTCCGCGAGGCGATACACGCCGACGAGCCACGGCGGGACGCGGAGTGGCGTTTCGTGCAGGTCGGGGGGGGCAGGCAGGGGTTGACCGTGAGCGCTCATGCGAGGGGGAGCTGCAACATCTCTGCCACGCGTGCCGAAAGTGCGGCCCCGTCACCGGCGCAGCAAGAGCCAGGTCCAGACAGCGCCGGGGACGAAAAGGTTGTCGGTGCCGCGGGGCGAGAGCGCCTCGACGAGCGCGGCGAGGAGCCCGACCTCGAGGGCGAGGCCCCAATCGACGGAGGCGGCGAAGGTCCAGCCGGCGAGGCGGAGCGCGACGGCGGAGAAGAGACCCACGGCGAGCGAGCCCTCCACGGTCTTGATCTTTCCTCCTGGGACGCGGAAGCGGAGGCGTCCGAGATGGCGGCCGACAGCACCGCCCAGTCCGTCGCCGAGCGCCAGCGCCCAGAGCGCTGCGCCAGCGGGGAAGGGGGCGTGGGTGAGGGCCGCGGTGGTGAGCGCCGTGTGGGCCACCGTGTAGAGCACGAGTCCCTGCCATCGCTCCCCCTCACCGGTCACGCTCCCTACGACAGCCCGGGCGAGGGGGAGCGTGCGCGCCAGCAGTGGGAGGAGCGCCATCAGCATCAGAGCCCCGAGCACGAGGACGAGCGGTGCGACCGGGCCCTTCCACGTCGAGAAGGAGAAGACCCAGAGACCCGCGCCGACGTGCAAGAGGTCGCGCACGTAGGTCGCGCGGAGCCCGAACCGGTGCAGCAGGACGCTCCCGGCGAGCCCCGCGCCAAGAACGCCGCACCAGCAGAGGGCGTGCAGCACGTCCGTCATCCGTGACGGCTCCGCACGCCTCGACCGAGCAGGCGCAGCATGGCCCGCGCCGCCTGGACCCCCGAGGCCGCGGCCAGCTCGGTGCCGATGCCGCGACCACCGGCTCCGTCGCCGCAAAGAAAGAGGCCCGGGACGGGGGTCTCGACGGAGAGGCGCGCCGAGCCCACCTGATCGGGAAACTGGCCGGTGCAAATGGCTCCGCAGTTGCTCTTGCCCATCCACGCGGCGACCTCCGGCACGGGGGTGAGCTCGGCGAAGAGGAGCTCGTCCTCGAGGCCGGGAAGGACGCGCGCCAGAGCGGCGAGCCCGCGCTCTTTCCACACCGCGGGCGGATCGAGCGGGCCTTCGCAGGTCGGTCCGTAGAGGCTGACCAGCAGCAGTTGCTGTCCCTCGGGGCCGAGGCTCGGGTCGTAGTTGGTCGGGCAGGGGGCGTACACGGCGAGCGGGTCCGAGGCGCGTCCGACGGCGATCTGGTCCACGGTGCGTCGCATGAGGGGCAGGCTCAGGTCGGCCAGGGTGAGCCCTTCCATGGTCAGGCCGCCGATAAGGCACCCCTCCTCGACGAGCGGGCGCCGGAGGCCGAGCTTGAGCTGGTGCGCGTTGCCGGAGGGACGCGACGACCGCGCGCGCGCCACGTAGGGGGCGGGCAGCGCCGGTCCGTCGAGGAGCGGGAGGAGGTCCGCGGGGGCGAGGTTTGCGGCCACGACCGGGGCCGCGTACTCCCGGCCATCGTCGGTGGTCACGACGAGCTCGTGGCCCCCGTGCCGGACGCGCGTGGCGGGACGCGAGACGACGAGCTCCCCTCCGCGCGCCACGACCTCGCCGAGGAGGGCGTGGATCAGGCTGTCCATCCCCCCTTCCACGTACGAGAGGCGGTAGCTCCAGAGCACGCCGCGGAGCGCACGCAGGGCCTCCCCCGCCGAGACCTGCCACGGGGGTAGCACGAAGAAGATGCTGGCGAGAAAGCTCAGCAGGAAATAGACGCCCGGGTGGTCGGTGTAGCGCCGCACGAAGGTCTCGAGGGTGCGCCGGTCCCAGAGGCGAAGCTCGGGCTCGGTGAGGGTGAAGACCTGAAAGACCAGGCGCGCGAGGTGCCGCCGCTCGCGCGCGGTGAGGCGCAGCGCGCGGACCAGCTCGAGGCCCGTGCGGGCGAGGCCCCGTCGGCGCGTGGGGGCCGTCAGCTCGAGAATGCCCCGCGAGCGGACGGGGATCGGGTGGGTCAGAAAGCGCGGGCGGGCGAGGCCGAGCGCGCGCAGCACCCGGCCGAGCGTCCCCTTCTCCCCGTGGGCGATGAGGTGGCTCCCGGCGTCCAGCTTGAAGCCGTGCCGCTCGAAGGAGGCCAGAATGCCGCCCAGGCGGTCGTTCTTCTCGAGGAGGAGAACCCTGCGCCCGCGCTGCGCGAGGAGCGCCGCGGTGACGGCCCCGCCCACGCCGCTCCCCACCACGATGGCGTCGTAGCGCGCGCGGCTCCCGAGGGTTCGCGTCGGAGGAGAGGGGATCGGCGTGGCCCTCGGCCCGCGGTGCGGCGGGCAGGGGCGGCTCGTCTCGATGCGGCTCTCCATGGAGAAAGGGACGAGCAATTCGTATGCCGAGCCGATACGATGCTGCCCCATGAAACGTTCGATGAGACCTTCGATGAAACGCTCGATCATCTTCGCGCTGACGTGGACCTGCCTGCTGGCCGCCTCCGGATGCAAGAAGGAAGCGCCCGCGCCCACGAGCCCGCCCGAGGGGGTGGCCCAGCCCGACTCCGTCCTGGTGCAGCGCGCGCAGGGGCTCGTGGGACAGCTCAAGCAGAAGCTGGTGGGTGCGCTCCAGCAGGCGCTCAAGACCGGTGGCCCGGTGCAGGCGATTAACGTCTGTCGCGATCAGGCGCCGGAGCTCGCGAAGGCGCTGGCCGCGCCGGGGGTGCGTCTCGGCCGCACGAGCGACAAGCTCCGCAACCCGAAGAACGCCCCGCAGGCCTGGCACAAGCCGCTCCTCGAGGAGCTCTCGAAGGTGCCGGCCAAGCCGCCCGCGCACCGGACGGCGAAGCTGGCCGACGGGAGCTTCGGCTACGCGGAGCCGCTCTACGTGCAGCCCCTCTGCCTGAGCTGCCACGGGGCGAAGCTCGCCCCGGAGGTCGCGGCGGTGCTGAAGGAGAAGTACCCGGAGGATCAGGCCACCGGCTACGCGGAGGGGCAGTTCCGCGGCATCGTGTGGGTCAGGCTGGAACGCACCGCGCGGTGAGGGGGCGCGCAGCGTCCGCCGCGGACGCTCATTAGGGGACGGCGAAGATCCTGAGGTAGTCGAGCGTGACCGAGCGGCCCGCGACGGAGAAGCCCGCCGTCCCGGCCGTCATGGCGCTGCCGCCGTGCGAGAGGCTCAGGTGCAGCACGCTCCCGTCGGCGGAGAGGAGCCGGCAGACGTGACCGCTCGCGCCGTAGTAGCTCTGGAGGAGCAGCACGGTCCCCGGCGTGGCGGGCAGCACCGCGCTCGTGTTCCACGTCCCCGTGCTCCCTCCGCTGGCGAAGCCGAGGTAGCTGTGCAGCGTCGGGCGGGGGTTATAGGTGGAGGACTGCCAGAGCTCGCAGACGCGGGCCTGGGTCCCGGAGAGCGCGGCGCGGAGGGAGACCGCCCAGTCGGTGGGATTCGTGGTGGCGCCGAGGGTGACCTTCGCCTCTACGAGGTAGTTGCCGTTCGTGAGCGTGGGCGGGAGCTGCTTGTAGATCAGGCTCGACCCCGCGGCGAGCGTCACCTGCCCGCAGCTCCACTGGTGCGAACCTCCAAGGGTGAAGAGGGTGGGGCTCGGTCCGTCGGCGTGGAAGTCGTTCGCGACCGCCAGGGTGTCGCACCGCGTGGGCCACGGGTCCGCCGACCGGAGCAGCCCGTCACAGTCTCCGTCCTGCGCGGCCATGCTCGCGCACTGCCCGTTCTGCTGGGCGCAGCTCGGAGCCACGTTGACGGTTGGTGGCGGGCCGCAGGGCGGGGCGCTGTCGGGGCGGCTGTCGGCGCGCAGGAGGTCGGGGCGCGCATCGGCGCGTCGCAGGTCGGCGCGGGGGCCGTCGCGTACGGCGCGGTCGCGCGAGGCCCCGCCATCGGGCGGTGGCACGATCGACTCACCGGAGCCTGGCGTTCCGTCAGGGGGGCCGTCGGGGGGACGCTGGCCGTCCACGAACCCCGCGTCGATGGGCAGCGGGCCGTCGGGGCCCGGAGCGAGGGCGTCGCCATTTTGAACCGACGTACGCACGCAGCCGACGAAACCGAGGAGGAGCAGGACGAGCCAGGCGTGGCGCATAGGATCCCATCGTAGCGCACCGTCGGTCCGAGGGGAAACGCGTCGCGGGGGTGGGGCGTATACTCAGGGTCCCACTAGCCTAAGGAGGACTCGCATGCGCCCAGCCCGATCGTCGATCCTCGTTCTCCTGGCGCTGAGTTTCACCGCGCCTGCGGCCTGCAAGTCGAACAGCGCGAGCACCGACGGAGGCGCGGCCTCGGATGGAGGGGGGACAACCGGCGGCGACCGAGGGGTGGAGCCGGACTTCGGGCCCGGCACGAGCGTGATCGATCAGCTCTCCCCCGAGGCGCAGCGGTACTTCCAGGAGCTGGCCAAGCTCCAGGCGGGAGAGGCGGCGGACCTGGACGGGGACGGCACGCCCGAGGCCAAGCTGACGAAGAACGCGACGGGGGGGCGCCGGCTGGAGGTGGACTGGAACGGGGACGGCACGCCCGAGTACGTCTCGGACAAGGAGCCGGGCAAGAGCGGGAGCCTGACCGTGGATGCGAACGAGGACGGGCAGATCGACGTCAAGATCCAGGGGACGGTCGGGCCGCTCGCCCGCACGATAGAGCGGGACACGAACTTCAACGGCAAGATGGACCGGCGCTGGCGCGAGACCTACGACGTGGGCGCGGGGACCGTGCGGCTCGTGATCGAGAGCGATCCCGAGGAAGACGGCACCTTCACGCAGCTCTCCGACACGACGCTGCCCGTCAGCCTGGCGCAGGGGACCAAGTGTGACGGACAGGCCGGGTTTCCCTCGAACCGCGGCGACCCTGCCGATTCGGTGGGTGCGATGCGCATCCCGACCGACGGTGGGGGAGGACGCTGCACGGCGGCCCAGGCCAAGCGGATCGCCAAGGCCCTCGGTTGCGCGGTCGGCAAGGGCCTGCTCTGCCTGACGGCCACCAATCGGGAGCTGGCGGACCAGCTCACGGAGCAGCTCGCGGACGGGTCGCTCGTCGTGGGGTGCGGGAACACTTGCTCGGGGTCCGACGCGAACACGGAGCACTATCCGTCGTGGTCCCCGTTCACGCCGCGCATGAACCTGAACGACTCCCACGTGAGCGGGATGACCGACGACGAGCTCTGCAGCGTGGTGCTGCACGAGCTCCTCCACTGGGCGGGGCAGGGGCTCGACCCGAATCACGACCAGGGGACCGATCGCCTCTATGCCTGCGGGCGATACTGCGGCGGCTGCACCACGCGCGGCCCGGCGGGCGCCTTCAAGAGCAAGAACGTGGACTGCGCGGTCTGCGCCTCGACGGCCGACAAGAAGAAGCAGTGCGGGACGAAGGAGAAGCTGGCCAATATGCCCTGCCCGCCGGCCTACACGCTGTGCCACAAGAGCTTTACCAACGCGGCCTGTGAGGTCTGCAAGGGCTGGCGCTTCGAGGCCTGCGATGACACGGCGCTGCCCGATCCGCCGCAGACCTTCAAGTGCTGCGAGACCTGTCCGAGCGGCTTCACGATGAACGACAAGCCGTGCGCGGGGGGCGCTACGACGCAGAACGATCAGTGCGGGGGCGGTACGAAGCCCCCCTTCTGCCCCTGACGGGTATTCGCTCCTCGGCCTGTCGTGTCGACCGTACCGATCGACAAGTCCGTCAGGTCTTCGCGCGCTCGAAGTGCACCACGTCGACCAGCACGGTGGCGGCGAAGGCGAGCGTCTTGAGCGAGGGATCGCTCAGGTTCGCCAGGTCGACGCCGAAGTTGTCGGCGTCGGAGAACGCCTCCTTGAGCAGCCCGCTCCAGCGCTTGCAGATGACCCCCTGGACCTCGTTGCCCTGGCGGATCTCGAAGGTCCACGGCTTCCAGACCGGCCCGAAGAGCTGGCCGACCACCTGGCCCTGCGCGTCCTGGAGGTCATAGATGCGTCGCACCCAGCTCCAGCGCTTCTGAATCGCGCCCAGCAGCTCGCCGTCGGCGGCGCGCACCTCGAGCCGATGGAAGACGAAGCGAAATGGCCGCTTGAGCTCCAGCACGACCTCCTCGGTGCCGAGATCGCTGACCTGCGCCGAGAACGGACGGAAGGGCCCCAGTAGAAGCCGCCTCAGGAGCGACCCGACGCCCTCGCCGAGCTCGCGCACGCGCAGCACCGCCACCCCGTGGTCGTCGAAGACGTCGTAGGAGTTCTTCATCTCGAGGCTGAACAGGATCTCTGACCACCTCTTGCGCTGGCGCACCGTCAGTTTCTGGTAGGCCGCGAAGCGGGTGGCCAGCTGCTGCGGGCCGCTCTTGACCAAGGCGTGCGTCGAGTTCACGTTCGTCCTCCCCGGGGTGCGAGGAGCATACTCGATGTCGGGGGTCCGGCGGCGGGGCGAGAGATGAGGACGGGGTCAGCGGGCCGGTTGCTCCGCGCGACCGAAATAGAACGTCGCCGCGTACTCGCGGGAGATCTCCGGCAGCACGAGGATCAACGGGACAGTCAGGCCGACGAGGGCCGCAGAGCCCGCGCGGGAGGCCCCCATCAGCGGCTCATTCTGTCGCGACTCGAGGCCGATGCCCGCGGCCAGCCGAAGGCTCGTATCCTCCGTCAGCTCGAGCGCACCGAGCTTCGCCAGGAGGCCCGAGAGACGTGGCCGCAGTTTCTTTCCGTCCTGCGGCTGGCGGGTGGGCTCGAACACGCCCGCCCGCAGGAACCCGTGAACCAGGGTGTCCGAGCTGCTCCTCACGCCACGGATGAAGAGCGCCGAGCCGCCGTTACGTCGCGTCACGCCGACGTCGAGCCCGAGGCCCTGGGTGAAGATCCCGACGCGCACGCCGAGCACGAACTCTCTGGGAGGCTTCGCGGCCCGCGCGGTGGAGGATGCCGTTATGCAAAGAGCGAGGAGGGCCGTAGCGGCCACGACGGTTCTGGAGGTCGTCATGGCTGGCCACGAATGCAGACGTCGTACCAGACCGAGGCGGCTCGCAGATCACTGCAACATTCCGGTTGCACCCGGCGCGGAACTGACGGCCCCGGCTTCCCCCGGGGAGCTCGTGTTCCGCGGTGCGAGCCTGCCGCGTCGCGTCTGACAAGTGTCGGATTAAGATAGAATAATCGTCGCTGACGCGACGGTCGAGGGTTCCCGCGACAGGTGTGGCGGGTCAAGGCGCCTGCCCCGTCGGAAACCGGAGGCAGGCTCTGGCAGCGGTCGCCGCTCGCCGATCGCGCACGGGCCGAGCGGTCCTCTGACGAGCCCCGTCCCCGATCACGGTCTTCAGGGGTTTCGACGCAGGGCCTCGTGGAGCAGCTTCAGCGTGGCGGTGGGGTACGTACGGTAGTTGCTGTTCAGCTCGAGAGCGCTCGCGCGCTGCGTGGTCGCCGCCCATAGGCCGAGCGCCTCCCAGTCCGCGCCCAGCACCTGCGGCGGCGCCGAGCCGTACCAGAGAGGGGGCCCCGCGAGGCGCTGCACCGTCAAGAACGCCTCCCGCGCGGCGCCGAGGGTACCCGGCTTCTCCAGCTCGGGCGCGCCGAGCACGCCCCGCGACCCGAGGACACGACGAGCCTCCGCGTGCACGCCGAGGGTGAAGGTGCCGTAGGCGCCGCCCTTGGCGCCATCCTCGACCACACCGCGTTCGAAGCGCCCGACGATCTTTCCGCCGCTCTCCACGCGCACGATCTCCTCGTAGAGCGTCACCGGCAGCCGCGAGGGAGTACGTACGAAGTGACGAGCGTGGGCGCGCAAGGCCTCGCGTAGCGCGTCCTGATCCGCGTGAACGAAGCCCATGTGCTCCCCGTCCACGACGTGGCGCTGATCCAGGTAGCTCGTCCCCGCGCCGTCCACGCCGGGATCGGCGACGAAGGCATTCCAGAGGCGCTCCCTCGGCGGCGGGCTGTCCTCGCGGTAGACCTGCCGGTTCATGGGCTGCGGTTCGGAGAGCATGCCGTGGGTCACGACCACCGTTCCGAGGGCGGGATGCTCGTCGAGGGTGGGGCCCGCGCCACCGGAACGCCTGGCGCCGGCGAGGTCCTTCAGCAGGCGCTCGTACGCTTGGCGAAGAAGGGGGTGCCAGAACGGCGGAACCGAGCCACCGACCACCCCGATGCCGTTCGGTCGCACGAGAGTCTTGGCCCAGCCCGGCGCGTGCGTGCCGGTGAGCACCGCCAGTTCGGCGCAAAGGCCTTCGCGCTGCGCCCAGTCGAGCTCCGCGAAGAGGTGGTCCACGACAGTCTGATCCAGTCGCTCGCCCGACGCGGGCTGGAGGCGGGCCCAGGCGAGCCCTTCGCGGACCTCGGTCTTGCCGCCGAGCCCCGGCAGGCCATCCCCACCCTCCTCGTTGATCACGTAGCTGCGGAGGAGAGGCGCACCGTTCACCGTGCGGAGCGAGGCCGCCGGGTGACCGAGGACGGTCAGGCCGCGACAGGGAGCCTTCGGGCCCGGCGCGGCACCGTCGGCGCTCGCTCGGTCGCGCGGAGGGCCAGCGTCGGTCGGCCTGCCATCGTTGGGGCTCGCTCCCCCGTCCCCGAGGCGAGGCGGCGAGACGATCAGGCTGCACCCTACGAGTAGGCTGAGAACCACGAGGCCGGCGGGGGAACGCATGCGCAAGTGCGATTCTAGCACCGACGTTCTCCTGGGGACTAAGAGGCTAGCCGGTGTATCGGCGTGCCATACAGTCGCCGGGCCAAGAGACGGCCGCTCCCGCCAATTCTCGCAGCCTGACTCGCGCGGCTCCCGGCCCTCGTCTTGCATTTCACGCGGTCGTGGAATGCTGGAGCAACTGCCGATGACGAAGTCCGTGACCCTGACGAGAGGTCGTCTCCTTCTCCGCGTGCTGGTCGGCACGCTCTCCGCCTTGGGCGCGTCGCCCGCGGTGGCCCGCGCGTCGCCACTCACCGGGACACAGGTGCGCGACATCGTGCGAGAGGACCGGCGAGCGGTGCGCCGGCTGCAAGAGGCCGCCACACGCTATCTCCGGGGCGCTCGCCTTCGGACGTACGTGGCGACGATAGACGGGGACAACGTCAGCCTCGCGCGTCGAGAGCCCTGGGGACCCGGAACGGGAAAGGCAACAGCCCTGGTTCGCGACGGGAAGGTCGAGAAGGTGACCGTCTGGAGAAGGCGTCTCGAGAAGAACGGGACGACAC contains these protein-coding regions:
- a CDS encoding Hsp20/alpha crystallin family protein, which produces MAGPIVPRTKPDVARPWWVSEERPWNTLRRAVDRLFEDFGYELGAEAVAPFGAAFGAGPRVDVIEDEKELRVLADLPGIAAKDLHVSVASNLLTIKGEKEEAKEEKRRHYYMKERTYGAFHRTVSLPCEVHADKISASFSHGVLTVTLPKTEAAKMASRNIPVKEG
- a CDS encoding NAD(P)/FAD-dependent oxidoreductase — its product is MGQHRIGSAYELLVPFSMESRIETSRPCPPHRGPRATPIPSPPTRTLGSRARYDAIVVGSGVGGAVTAALLAQRGRRVLLLEKNDRLGGILASFERHGFKLDAGSHLIAHGEKGTLGRVLRALGLARPRFLTHPIPVRSRGILELTAPTRRRGLARTGLELVRALRLTARERRHLARLVFQVFTLTEPELRLWDRRTLETFVRRYTDHPGVYFLLSFLASIFFVLPPWQVSAGEALRALRGVLWSYRLSYVEGGMDSLIHALLGEVVARGGELVVSRPATRVRHGGHELVVTTDDGREYAAPVVAANLAPADLLPLLDGPALPAPYVARARSSRPSGNAHQLKLGLRRPLVEEGCLIGGLTMEGLTLADLSLPLMRRTVDQIAVGRASDPLAVYAPCPTNYDPSLGPEGQQLLLVSLYGPTCEGPLDPPAVWKERGLAALARVLPGLEDELLFAELTPVPEVAAWMGKSNCGAICTGQFPDQVGSARLSVETPVPGLFLCGDGAGGRGIGTELAAASGVQAARAMLRLLGRGVRSRHG
- a CDS encoding CBS domain-containing protein; translated protein: MKLQNLKVSDVMSTALITAKERDTINHADIEMRLAQIRHLPVVDDRGHVVGVVSNRDIFRALGQGSRKAVPVAEIMSRNVQTVRPEMPAHAAAEVLLSYGFGSLPVVNEDEQLVGIVTETDLIHVAYQALSGRTYEGRAMGD
- a CDS encoding DUF3365 domain-containing protein, with product MKRSIIFALTWTCLLAASGCKKEAPAPTSPPEGVAQPDSVLVQRAQGLVGQLKQKLVGALQQALKTGGPVQAINVCRDQAPELAKALAAPGVRLGRTSDKLRNPKNAPQAWHKPLLEELSKVPAKPPAHRTAKLADGSFGYAEPLYVQPLCLSCHGAKLAPEVAAVLKEKYPEDQATGYAEGQFRGIVWVRLERTAR
- a CDS encoding prenyltransferase, which gives rise to MSAHGQPLPAPPDLHETPLRVPPWLVGVYRLADPKITLASAASLFLGAAGAAHEGPLSWPWLLVTLFGIFCLEAAKNASGEIYDFDSGADQAVEEADRSPFSGGKRVLVDGLLSRGQAATVAAVFYAAGILSGAGIVLFREPRVFWVGLLGVLLAFFYHAPPLRLAYRGLGELAVALCYGPLIALGTFLVQRHALSSFVLYASLPLGLLIAGFLWVNEFPDYRADASAGKRTLVVRLGRRAASRVFAVLVALSFAAVIALPFLGLPPTVWLGLLGLPHGVAAARRVLRWPEETPKLVPAQAHTLVSFLLLSVGLGFGLLLVRLAR
- a CDS encoding scramblase encodes the protein MNSTHALVKSGPQQLATRFAAYQKLTVRQRKRWSEILFSLEMKNSYDVFDDHGVAVLRVRELGEGVGSLLRRLLLGPFRPFSAQVSDLGTEEVVLELKRPFRFVFHRLEVRAADGELLGAIQKRWSWVRRIYDLQDAQGQVVGQLFGPVWKPWTFEIRQGNEVQGVICKRWSGLLKEAFSDADNFGVDLANLSDPSLKTLAFAATVLVDVVHFERAKT
- a CDS encoding DUF2267 domain-containing protein — its product is MRYEGFIERVQERSGVASPEEAERIAQITLEVLGERLKETELRLVASRLPEPLAEALRRGRPAGSFDAVELYRRIGERERVPLGFAVEHAAAVCRVLAETLDPDTCLRLQLHVPLPESRVAEVLPERHRRVTPPGRGHTLADGRPGSRRPLSEAEARPAHRESVVESENPHASSKLSSASGTATDQRGDSLAVGRTGSKRPLSDGGDT
- a CDS encoding DNA-binding protein is translated as MAGASAAPSALPPAVNRQLAELLRQYAGLLEVQGASSFRVEAYRRAASTLDALVEDLRTRFERGGIASLRELPQIGPGIAAALAEMLQTGRWTRLEALRGALDPPALFQTVPGVGPALARRIAETLHLESLEELEIAAHDGRLQSVAGVGERRAAGIRASLAQMLGRRRVANRQPLSAPPVELLLELDARYRHAAQREELPRIAPRRFNPEGAAWLPVLHTDRGEWHFSVMYSNTARAHQLGRTQDWVVIYFFDREQHEGQATVVTESRGALATRRVVRGRESECLDYYAGHSPSRES